The proteins below come from a single Bactrocera dorsalis isolate Fly_Bdor chromosome 5, ASM2337382v1, whole genome shotgun sequence genomic window:
- the LOC105223953 gene encoding protein ST7 homolog isoform X2, which produces MWDSSVFLSTLTPKFYVALTGTSSLISGLILIFEWWYFRKYGTSFIEQVSINHISPWINGSDAQAEANGNGNNGSGNGTPGSSNNQTAGSSQQMPECKVWRNPLNLYRGAEYQRFFWATNKEPLTYYDMNLSAQDHQTFFTCEGDARKEEYEIMQTAWRERNPVQRIKAAHNALEINPECAPAYILLAEEEATTILEAEKILKTALKVAEINYRRSQATQHQGPIAEAAHRRDTNVLIYIKRRLAMCARKLGKLKEAAKIFRDLSKEIPSIMNVLNVHENLIETLLEMQAYADCQAVLAKYDDISLPKSATICYTAALLKARTVADKFSPDIASKRGLNTIEMSAVEAIHRAVEFNPHVPKYLLETKPLILPPEHILKRGDSEALAYSFFHLKHWKNVEGAINLLHCTWEGTFRMLPYPLERGHLFYPYPTCTECADRELLPAFHEVSVYPKKELPFFILFTAGLCSFTALLALLTHQYPEPMGALAQNVLLYISYPFQILKERIEALWPCNFLHQLTRV; this is translated from the exons ATGTGGGACTCCTCGGTGTTCCTAAGCACACTAACACCGAAGTTTTATGTGGCTTTGACCGGAACATCGAGTCTTATTTCcggattaattttaattttcgaatggTGGTATTTTCGTAAATATGGTACATCTTTCATAG AACAAGTCTCTATAAACCACATTAGTCCATGGATAAATGGTAGCGATGCACAGGCTGAAGCTAACGGGAATGGAAATAATGGTAGTGGAAATGGAACACCAGGAAGTTCTAATAATCAGACAGCTGGTTCAAGCCAGCAAATGCCAGAGTGCAAAGTCTGGCGCAATCCTTTGAACTTGTATCGAGGAGCAGAATATCAACGCTTTTTTTGGGCAACTAACAAAGAGCCTCTAACTTATTATGACATGAATCTGAGCGCACAAGACCATCAAACATTCTTTACATGCGAAG GAGATGCGAGAAAAGAAGAATATGAAATAATGCAAACAGCTTGGCGAGAACGGAATCCAGTTCAAAGAATAAAAGCCGCTCATAATGCGCTTGAAATTAATCCAGAATGCGCGCCCGCTTACATACTTTTAGCTGAAGAAGAAGCCACAACTATTTTGgaagcagaaaaaatattaaaaacagcaCTTAAGGTTGCAGAAATAAATTACCGAAGATCGCAGGCTACACAACATCAAGGTCCTATAGCAGAAGCTGCACATCGCCGTGATACAAATGTACTAATCTATATTAAACGACGACTGGCGATGTGCGCACGGAAGCTAGGAAAATTAAAAGAGGCAGCCAAAATATTTCGTGATCTCAGCAAAGAAATTCCATCTATCATGAATGTACTAAACGTGCATGAAAATCTCATAGAGACGCTGCTTGAGATGCAAGCATATGCCGACTGTCAGGCAGTTTTGGCCAAATATGATGATATTTCTTTACCTAAATCGGCAACAATTTGTTACACAGCAGCGTTATTAAAAGCTCGTACTGTGGCAGATAAATTCTCACCCGATATAGCATCAAAGCGCGGTCTTAATACCATTGAAATGAGCGCCGTCGAAGCCATTCATCGAGCTGTTGAATTTAACCCGCATgtaccaaaatatttattggaaACAAAACCTCTTATTTTGCCACCAGAGCACATATTAAAACGTGGCGACTCAGAAGCGCTTGCTTAttcttttttccatttaaaGCATTGGAAAAATGTGGAAGGAGCAATAAATTTACTTCATTGCACATGGGAAGGTACATTTCGTATGTTACCATATCCGTTAGAGAGGGGCCATTTATTCTATCCATATCCAACATGTACAGAATGTGCTGATCGCGAATTACTGCCAGCCTTTCACGAGGTGTCAGTTTATCCCAAAAAGGAATTGccattctttattttatttacagcaGGACTTTGTTCTTTCACAGCACTTTTAGCTTTGCTTACCCATCAGTATCCTGAGCCGATGGGAGCGCTTGCACAAAATGTTCTTCTTTATATCTCCTATCCATTTCAAATACTTAAAGAGCGCATTGAAGCATTATGGCCATGTAACTTTCTTCATCAGCTGACTCGAGTTTAA
- the LOC105223953 gene encoding protein ST7 homolog isoform X1: MWDSSVFLSTLTPKFYVALTGTSSLISGLILIFEWWYFRKYGTSFIEQVSINHISPWINGSDAQAEANGNGNNGSGNGTPGSSNNQTAGSSQQMPECKVWRNPLNLYRGAEYQRFFWATNKEPLTYYDMNLSAQDHQTFFTCEVGDARKEEYEIMQTAWRERNPVQRIKAAHNALEINPECAPAYILLAEEEATTILEAEKILKTALKVAEINYRRSQATQHQGPIAEAAHRRDTNVLIYIKRRLAMCARKLGKLKEAAKIFRDLSKEIPSIMNVLNVHENLIETLLEMQAYADCQAVLAKYDDISLPKSATICYTAALLKARTVADKFSPDIASKRGLNTIEMSAVEAIHRAVEFNPHVPKYLLETKPLILPPEHILKRGDSEALAYSFFHLKHWKNVEGAINLLHCTWEGTFRMLPYPLERGHLFYPYPTCTECADRELLPAFHEVSVYPKKELPFFILFTAGLCSFTALLALLTHQYPEPMGALAQNVLLYISYPFQILKERIEALWPCNFLHQLTRV, translated from the exons ATGTGGGACTCCTCGGTGTTCCTAAGCACACTAACACCGAAGTTTTATGTGGCTTTGACCGGAACATCGAGTCTTATTTCcggattaattttaattttcgaatggTGGTATTTTCGTAAATATGGTACATCTTTCATAG AACAAGTCTCTATAAACCACATTAGTCCATGGATAAATGGTAGCGATGCACAGGCTGAAGCTAACGGGAATGGAAATAATGGTAGTGGAAATGGAACACCAGGAAGTTCTAATAATCAGACAGCTGGTTCAAGCCAGCAAATGCCAGAGTGCAAAGTCTGGCGCAATCCTTTGAACTTGTATCGAGGAGCAGAATATCAACGCTTTTTTTGGGCAACTAACAAAGAGCCTCTAACTTATTATGACATGAATCTGAGCGCACAAGACCATCAAACATTCTTTACATGCGAAG TAGGAGATGCGAGAAAAGAAGAATATGAAATAATGCAAACAGCTTGGCGAGAACGGAATCCAGTTCAAAGAATAAAAGCCGCTCATAATGCGCTTGAAATTAATCCAGAATGCGCGCCCGCTTACATACTTTTAGCTGAAGAAGAAGCCACAACTATTTTGgaagcagaaaaaatattaaaaacagcaCTTAAGGTTGCAGAAATAAATTACCGAAGATCGCAGGCTACACAACATCAAGGTCCTATAGCAGAAGCTGCACATCGCCGTGATACAAATGTACTAATCTATATTAAACGACGACTGGCGATGTGCGCACGGAAGCTAGGAAAATTAAAAGAGGCAGCCAAAATATTTCGTGATCTCAGCAAAGAAATTCCATCTATCATGAATGTACTAAACGTGCATGAAAATCTCATAGAGACGCTGCTTGAGATGCAAGCATATGCCGACTGTCAGGCAGTTTTGGCCAAATATGATGATATTTCTTTACCTAAATCGGCAACAATTTGTTACACAGCAGCGTTATTAAAAGCTCGTACTGTGGCAGATAAATTCTCACCCGATATAGCATCAAAGCGCGGTCTTAATACCATTGAAATGAGCGCCGTCGAAGCCATTCATCGAGCTGTTGAATTTAACCCGCATgtaccaaaatatttattggaaACAAAACCTCTTATTTTGCCACCAGAGCACATATTAAAACGTGGCGACTCAGAAGCGCTTGCTTAttcttttttccatttaaaGCATTGGAAAAATGTGGAAGGAGCAATAAATTTACTTCATTGCACATGGGAAGGTACATTTCGTATGTTACCATATCCGTTAGAGAGGGGCCATTTATTCTATCCATATCCAACATGTACAGAATGTGCTGATCGCGAATTACTGCCAGCCTTTCACGAGGTGTCAGTTTATCCCAAAAAGGAATTGccattctttattttatttacagcaGGACTTTGTTCTTTCACAGCACTTTTAGCTTTGCTTACCCATCAGTATCCTGAGCCGATGGGAGCGCTTGCACAAAATGTTCTTCTTTATATCTCCTATCCATTTCAAATACTTAAAGAGCGCATTGAAGCATTATGGCCATGTAACTTTCTTCATCAGCTGACTCGAGTTTAA